One region of Primulina tabacum isolate GXHZ01 chromosome 17, ASM2559414v2, whole genome shotgun sequence genomic DNA includes:
- the LOC142531176 gene encoding uncharacterized protein LOC142531176 isoform X1, whose translation MGNGSETKFVQHLILYAASAALSCLVLFVGLKHLDPNHEASKKALEQKKELAKRLGRPLVFTNPYEDVVACDVVNPDHIDVKFDSIGGLDAIKQSLYELVILPLRRPELFSHGKLLCPEKGVLLYGLPGTGKTMPAKAIAKESGAAFINVRISSLMSKWFGDAQKLVTAVFTLAYKLQPAIIFIDEVDSFLGQRKSTDHEALTNMKTEFMALWDGFTTDRNAQVLVLAATNRPSELDEAILRRLPQAFQIGIPDRRERAAILKVILKNEKIEVGIDYDRIANLCDGYTGSDLLELCQKATYFPIRELLNDEKSGKPSTEPRPLSMVDLERVIATTTKTKIAASE comes from the exons ATGGGAAACGGTTCGGAGACAAAATTCGTGCAACATTTGATTCTATACGCCGCGAGCGCCGCGCTTAGCTGTTTGGTGTTGTTCGTGGGACTCAAGCATCTCGACCCGAATCACGAAGCCTCCAAGAAAGCTCTGGAGCAGAAGAAGGAACTCGCCAAGCGTTTGGGCCGACCTCTTGTGTTTACAAATCCGTATGAG GATGTTGTGGCCTGTGATGTGGTCAATCCCGACCATATTGATGTGAAATTTGACTCGATTGGCGGATTGGATGCCATTAAGCAGTCCCTGTATGAACTAGTTATTCTTCCTCTACGAAGACCTGAGCTGTTTTCTCATGGGAAGCTTCTTTGCCCAGAAAAAGGTGTTTTGCTATATGGACTGCCAGGCACTGGGAAGACAATGCCTGCCAAAGCAATTGCAAAAGAGTCTGGGGCTGCTTTTATCAATGTGAGGATATCAAGTCTAATGAGCAAATGGTTTGGTGATGCACAGAAACTAG TGACTGCTGTGTTCACTTTGGCATACAAACTCCAGCCAgctattattttcattgatgaaGTGGATAGTTTCTTGGGCCAGCGCAAGAGTACTGATCATGAAGCGCTAACAAACATGAAGACTGAGTTTATGGCTTTGTGGGATGGTTTCACCACTGATC GGAACGCCCAGGTGTTGGTACTCGCTGCTACCAATCGTCCATCGGAACTTGATGAAGCAATTCTTAGACGACTTCCTCAAGCATTTCAAATTGGGATTCCTGATCGTCGGGAAAGGGCTGCAATATTGAAGGTTATATTGAAGAATGAGAAAATAGAAGTTGGCATTGATTATGACCGCATAGCCAATCTCTGTGATGGATACACGGGTTCAGATCTTCTTGAGCTCTGCCAAAAAGCCACCTATTTTCCTATCCGAGAACTACTTAATGATGAGAAGAGTGGAAAACCATCTACG GAGCCAAGGCCATTATCAATGGTAGACTTGGAGAGGGTCATTGCTACAaccacaaaaacaaaaattgctGCAAGTGAATAG
- the LOC142531176 gene encoding uncharacterized protein LOC142531176 isoform X2: MGNGSETKFVQHLILYAASAALSCLVLFVGLKHLDPNHEASKKALEQKKELAKRLGRPLVFTNPYEIHGQDVVACDVVNPDHIDVKFDSIGGLDAIKQSLYELVILPLRRPELFSHGKLLCPEKGVLLYGLPGTGKTMPAKAIAKESGAAFINVRISSLMSKWFGDAQKLVTAVFTLAYKLQPAIIFIDEVDSFLGQRKSTDHEALTNMKTEFMALWDGFTTDRNAQVLVLAATNRPSELDEAILRRLPQAFQIGIPDRRERAAILKVILKNEKIEVGIDYDRIANLCDGYTGSDLLELCQKATYFPIRELLNDEKSGKPSTEPRPLSMVDLERVIATTTKTKIAASE; encoded by the exons ATGGGAAACGGTTCGGAGACAAAATTCGTGCAACATTTGATTCTATACGCCGCGAGCGCCGCGCTTAGCTGTTTGGTGTTGTTCGTGGGACTCAAGCATCTCGACCCGAATCACGAAGCCTCCAAGAAAGCTCTGGAGCAGAAGAAGGAACTCGCCAAGCGTTTGGGCCGACCTCTTGTGTTTACAAATCCGTATGAG ATTCATGGTCAG GATGTTGTGGCCTGTGATGTGGTCAATCCCGACCATATTGATGTGAAATTTGACTCGATTGGCGGATTGGATGCCATTAAGCAGTCCCTGTATGAACTAGTTATTCTTCCTCTACGAAGACCTGAGCTGTTTTCTCATGGGAAGCTTCTTTGCCCAGAAAAAGGTGTTTTGCTATATGGACTGCCAGGCACTGGGAAGACAATGCCTGCCAAAGCAATTGCAAAAGAGTCTGGGGCTGCTTTTATCAATGTGAGGATATCAAGTCTAATGAGCAAATGGTTTGGTGATGCACAGAAACTAG TGACTGCTGTGTTCACTTTGGCATACAAACTCCAGCCAgctattattttcattgatgaaGTGGATAGTTTCTTGGGCCAGCGCAAGAGTACTGATCATGAAGCGCTAACAAACATGAAGACTGAGTTTATGGCTTTGTGGGATGGTTTCACCACTGATC GGAACGCCCAGGTGTTGGTACTCGCTGCTACCAATCGTCCATCGGAACTTGATGAAGCAATTCTTAGACGACTTCCTCAAGCATTTCAAATTGGGATTCCTGATCGTCGGGAAAGGGCTGCAATATTGAAGGTTATATTGAAGAATGAGAAAATAGAAGTTGGCATTGATTATGACCGCATAGCCAATCTCTGTGATGGATACACGGGTTCAGATCTTCTTGAGCTCTGCCAAAAAGCCACCTATTTTCCTATCCGAGAACTACTTAATGATGAGAAGAGTGGAAAACCATCTACG GAGCCAAGGCCATTATCAATGGTAGACTTGGAGAGGGTCATTGCTACAaccacaaaaacaaaaattgctGCAAGTGAATAG
- the LOC142530504 gene encoding uncharacterized protein LOC142530504, translating to MRKYFALWAQLIGNNETGLGWDHNKMTVQADNKNPEYAKFRLRRPKNLDLLENIFKGSIATGYAAIAPSEDQPIHNNFNDDTNDWDVQLDGEFQSDVYINVESQEFMENSTMGADNSMQQRKRKRRESGEKRGLIATRLADQLDRVLQEFETQKSIHETPKDDPCSIENCLEVLRSLPGMVVGSEQFFTVTRVLGKKHNRQTFIGLKDSELQLGWAKTFTKDDLKRY from the exons atgagaaaatattttgcacTGTGGGCACAACTTATTGGAAATAATGAGACTGGCCTTGGTTGGGATCATAACAAGATGACCGTGCAAGCTGATAATA AAAATCCCGAGTATGCAAAGTTTAGATTGAGGAGACCCaagaatttagatttattggaaaatatatttaaagGTTCTATAGCAACTGGCTATGCTGCAATAGCACCATCAGAGGATCAACcaattcataataatttcaaCGATGATACAAATGATTGGGATGTTCAGTTAGATGGAGAGTTTCAAAGTGATGTTTATATTAATGTTGAAAGCCAAGAATTTATGGAAAACTCAACAATGGGAGCTGACAACTCTATGCAGCAAAGGAAGAGAAAAAGAAGGGAGAGTGGGGAAAAAAGAGGTCTCATTGCCACTAGGTTAGCCGATCAACTTGATCGTGTCCTTCAAGAATTTGAGACTCAAAAGTCTATACACGAAACACCAAAAGATGATCCATGTAGCATTGAAAATTGTCTGGAGGTTCTTCGTAGTTTGCCTGGTATGGTGGTTGGCAGTGAGCAATTCTTCACAGTTACTAGAGTTTTGGGTAAAAAGCATAATAGGCAAACATTTATCGGATTGAAGGACTCGGAACTGCAGCTTGGTTGGGCAAAGACATTCACTAAAGATGATTTGAAGCGTTATTAA
- the LOC142530756 gene encoding metal-nicotianamine transporter YSL3-like isoform X1: MVSSVNREMENEDLEETRGQAEEMNRIPPWNKQITIRGIVASLVIGIIYSIIVMKLNLTTGLVPNLNVSAALLAFVFVRTWTKILQKANFVTTPFTKQENTTIQTCAVACYSIALGGGFGSYLLGLDKKTLVKAGVDTEGNPTGSYKEPKLDWMIGFLFVVSFVGLFALVPLRKVMILDYKLPYPSGTATAVLINGFHTTKGDKTAKKQVRGFMKFFSLSFIWSFFQWFFSGGENCGFVNFPTFGLKSWKQTFYFDFSMTYVGAGMICSHLVNFSLLLGAVISWGVIWPLISEKNGEWYPQNIKESSMKSLNGYKVFISIALILGDGLYNFLKTLLFTVRSMHAAFKKKNAVISVSDKKDEPLDDLRRNEVFIRENIPIWIACVGYMLFSVISVIVVPIMFPQLKWYYVVVAYILAPCLSFCNAYGAGLTDMNMAYNYGKVALFVLAALAGEDNGVVAGLIGCGLIKSIASISSDLMHDLKTGHLTLTSPRSMILSQGIGTAIGCVVAPLSFFLFYTAFDVGNPNGEYKAPYALVYRNMAILGVEGFSALPQHCLQLCYGFFAFAVLTNLLRDIIPYKFGKWVPLPMAMAVPFLVGGYFAIDMCVGSLVVCVWRKVDRRKAGLMVPAVASGLICGDGLWILPSSILALAKVHPPICMNFLPGKSS; encoded by the exons ATGGTGAGCAGTGTCAATAGAGAAATGGAGAATGAAGATTTGGAAGAAACGAGAGGCCAGGCGGAGGAGATGAATAGGATTCCTCCATGGAATAAACAGATAACAATTCGAGGAATTGTGGCTAGTTTAGTGATTGGGATTATTTACAGTATCATAGTAATGAAGCTCAATCTCACGACTGGACTTGTACCAAATCTCAATGTATCAGCCGCACTTCTTGCTTTTGTGTTTGTAAGAACATGGACAAAAATTCTTCAGAAGGCCAACTTCGTCACTACTCCGTTTACTAAACAAGAAAATACAACCATTCAGACTTGTGCTGTGGCTTGCTATAGTATTGCATTAGGAG GTGGCTTTGGATCTTATCTTCTTGGATTGGACAAAAAGACACTTGTGAAGGCTGGAGTTGATACAGAAGGGAATCCCACTGGGAGTTATAAAGAGCCTAAGCTTGATTGGATGATTGGATTTCTTTTTGTTGTTAGCTTTGTGGGGTTGTTTGCCTTGGTTCCTCTACGAAAG GTTATGATATTAGATTATAAATTACCTTACCCAAGTGGAACTGCAACCGCTGTTCTTATAAATGGATTTCACACTACTAAAGGAGACAAGACGGCAAA GAAACAGGTTCGCGGATTCATGAAGTTCTTCTCACTTAGTTTCATATGGAGTTTCTTTCAGTGGTTTTTTTCTGGTGGGGAAAATTGCGGATTTGTCAATTTCCCTACGTTCGGATTGAAATCTTGGAAACAAAC ATTTTACTTTGATTTCAGCATGACGTATGTAGGAGCTGGAATGATTTGCTCCCACCTTGTGAACTTTTCTTTGCTTCTTGGAGCTGTGATTTCTTGGGGTGTAATATGGCCATTGATAAGCGAAAAGAACGGAGAATGGTACCCTCAAAACATCAAGGAAAGTAGCATGAAGAGTTTAAATGGTTACAAG GTCTTCATTTCTATCGCTCTTATTTTAGGTGATGGTCTCTACAATTTTCTCAAGACGCTGTTGTTTACTGTCAGAAGCATGCATGCTGCATTCAAGAAGAAGAATGCGGTTATATCAG TTTCAGACAAGAAAGACGAACCATTGGACGATCTGCGAAGAAATGAAGTATTCATAAGAGAAAACATTCCTATATGGATAGCATGTGTCGGTTACATGCTCTTCTCTGTAATTTCTGTAATTGTGGTCCCAATAATGTTTCCTCAGCTCAAGTGGTACTATGTTGTTGTGGCCTATATTCTTGCACCGTGTCTAAGCTTCTGCAATGCCTATGGTGCTGGTTTAACTGACATGAATATGGCTTATAATTATGGGAAAGTGGCTCTCTTCGTTCTTGCAGCCTTAGCCGGGGAAGACAATGGAGTAGTTGCAGGACTCATCGGATGCGGCCTAATCAAATCCATTGCTTCCATATCCTCGGACTTGATGCATGATTTGAAAACGGGGCATCTCACCTTAACATCCCCTCGATCCATGATTCTTAGTCAAGGTATTGGGACTGCCATTGGGTGTGTGGTGGCTCCTCTCTCATTCTTCCTCTTTTACACGGCCTTTGACGTGGGGAATCCCAATGGTGAATATAAGGCTCCTTATGCACTTGTATACCGAAACATGGCGATTCTCGGAGTGGAGGGCTTCTCTGCTCTGCCTCAACACTGCTTGCAACTCTGTTATGGGTTTTTTGCGTTTGCAGTGTTGACTAATCTGTTGAGAGATATAATACCCTATAAGTTCGGAAAATGGGTTCCTCTTCCTATGGCTATGGCGGTGCCATTTCTTGTGGGGGGTTATTTTGCCATTGATATGTGTGTCGGGAGTTTGGTTGTCTGTGTTTGGCGTAAGGTTGACAGAAGGAAGGCTGGTTTGATGGTGCCAGCAGTGGCTTCAGGTTTGATTTGTGGCGATGGGTTGTGGATTCTTCCGTCATCAATACTTGCTTTAGCTAAGGTTCATCCTCCAATCTGTATGAACTTCTTGCCTGGAAAGAGCTCATGA
- the LOC142530756 gene encoding metal-nicotianamine transporter YSL3-like isoform X2 — translation MIGFLFVVSFVGLFALVPLRKVMILDYKLPYPSGTATAVLINGFHTTKGDKTAKKQVRGFMKFFSLSFIWSFFQWFFSGGENCGFVNFPTFGLKSWKQTFYFDFSMTYVGAGMICSHLVNFSLLLGAVISWGVIWPLISEKNGEWYPQNIKESSMKSLNGYKVFISIALILGDGLYNFLKTLLFTVRSMHAAFKKKNAVISVSDKKDEPLDDLRRNEVFIRENIPIWIACVGYMLFSVISVIVVPIMFPQLKWYYVVVAYILAPCLSFCNAYGAGLTDMNMAYNYGKVALFVLAALAGEDNGVVAGLIGCGLIKSIASISSDLMHDLKTGHLTLTSPRSMILSQGIGTAIGCVVAPLSFFLFYTAFDVGNPNGEYKAPYALVYRNMAILGVEGFSALPQHCLQLCYGFFAFAVLTNLLRDIIPYKFGKWVPLPMAMAVPFLVGGYFAIDMCVGSLVVCVWRKVDRRKAGLMVPAVASGLICGDGLWILPSSILALAKVHPPICMNFLPGKSS, via the exons ATGATTGGATTTCTTTTTGTTGTTAGCTTTGTGGGGTTGTTTGCCTTGGTTCCTCTACGAAAG GTTATGATATTAGATTATAAATTACCTTACCCAAGTGGAACTGCAACCGCTGTTCTTATAAATGGATTTCACACTACTAAAGGAGACAAGACGGCAAA GAAACAGGTTCGCGGATTCATGAAGTTCTTCTCACTTAGTTTCATATGGAGTTTCTTTCAGTGGTTTTTTTCTGGTGGGGAAAATTGCGGATTTGTCAATTTCCCTACGTTCGGATTGAAATCTTGGAAACAAAC ATTTTACTTTGATTTCAGCATGACGTATGTAGGAGCTGGAATGATTTGCTCCCACCTTGTGAACTTTTCTTTGCTTCTTGGAGCTGTGATTTCTTGGGGTGTAATATGGCCATTGATAAGCGAAAAGAACGGAGAATGGTACCCTCAAAACATCAAGGAAAGTAGCATGAAGAGTTTAAATGGTTACAAG GTCTTCATTTCTATCGCTCTTATTTTAGGTGATGGTCTCTACAATTTTCTCAAGACGCTGTTGTTTACTGTCAGAAGCATGCATGCTGCATTCAAGAAGAAGAATGCGGTTATATCAG TTTCAGACAAGAAAGACGAACCATTGGACGATCTGCGAAGAAATGAAGTATTCATAAGAGAAAACATTCCTATATGGATAGCATGTGTCGGTTACATGCTCTTCTCTGTAATTTCTGTAATTGTGGTCCCAATAATGTTTCCTCAGCTCAAGTGGTACTATGTTGTTGTGGCCTATATTCTTGCACCGTGTCTAAGCTTCTGCAATGCCTATGGTGCTGGTTTAACTGACATGAATATGGCTTATAATTATGGGAAAGTGGCTCTCTTCGTTCTTGCAGCCTTAGCCGGGGAAGACAATGGAGTAGTTGCAGGACTCATCGGATGCGGCCTAATCAAATCCATTGCTTCCATATCCTCGGACTTGATGCATGATTTGAAAACGGGGCATCTCACCTTAACATCCCCTCGATCCATGATTCTTAGTCAAGGTATTGGGACTGCCATTGGGTGTGTGGTGGCTCCTCTCTCATTCTTCCTCTTTTACACGGCCTTTGACGTGGGGAATCCCAATGGTGAATATAAGGCTCCTTATGCACTTGTATACCGAAACATGGCGATTCTCGGAGTGGAGGGCTTCTCTGCTCTGCCTCAACACTGCTTGCAACTCTGTTATGGGTTTTTTGCGTTTGCAGTGTTGACTAATCTGTTGAGAGATATAATACCCTATAAGTTCGGAAAATGGGTTCCTCTTCCTATGGCTATGGCGGTGCCATTTCTTGTGGGGGGTTATTTTGCCATTGATATGTGTGTCGGGAGTTTGGTTGTCTGTGTTTGGCGTAAGGTTGACAGAAGGAAGGCTGGTTTGATGGTGCCAGCAGTGGCTTCAGGTTTGATTTGTGGCGATGGGTTGTGGATTCTTCCGTCATCAATACTTGCTTTAGCTAAGGTTCATCCTCCAATCTGTATGAACTTCTTGCCTGGAAAGAGCTCATGA
- the LOC142530505 gene encoding protein S40-2-like — MVELIAGATRSSSGDFLQQPPLELYESDVVWSFLSSPDSTSPSPPFMHDRRRHNRFSTPQSGLSAVLGNDQLRLFSSQSKIIPASPRSENVQVKFHQSAPVNIPVWPKQFHGNFNEINDGDGYLKRLDEVEEEEDEKMVPPHVIVARSHVTFSVFEGVGRTLKGRDLRRVRNAVFRKTGFID, encoded by the coding sequence ATGGTGGAGTTGATCGCCGGCGCCACCCGCTCATCCTCCGGCGACTTCCTCCAACAACCTCCGCTCGAGCTTTATGAAAGTGACGTCGTTTGGTCCTTCCTCTCGTCCCCCGATTCAACCTCCCCTTCTCCGCCGTTCATGCACGATCGCCGCCGCCACAATCGCTTTAGTACTCCTCAATCCGGTCTTTCGGCCGTGCTTGGCAACGACCAACTCCGCCTTTTCAGCAGCCAATCGAAGATAATCCCAGCGTCGCCGAGGTCGGAGAATGTTCAGGTGAAATTCCACCAGTCGGCTCCGGTTAATATCCCCGTCTGGCCGAAGCAGTTTCACGGCAACTTTAATGAAATTAATGACGGTGATGGTTATCTGAAGAGGTTAGatgaggtggaggaggaggaagaTGAGAAAATGGTGCCGCCTCACGTGATCGTGGCGCGATCGCACGTGACTTTCTCGGTTTTCGAAGGCGTGGGGAGGACGCTGAAGGGAAGGGACTTACGCCGCGTTCGAAATGCGGTGTTTCGGAAAACAGGTTTCATTGATTGA
- the LOC142530760 gene encoding cytochrome b5-like, with protein sequence MGSDLKVRSFEEVSSHNKIKDCWLIINGKVYDVTPFMDDHPGGDEVLLSATGKDATNDFEDVGHSDSAREMMDKYYIGEVDMSTIPLKHAYVPPTQAPYNPDKTSEFVIKILQFLVPLLILGLAFAVRHYAKEK encoded by the exons ATGGGGTCAGATCTGAAAGTTCGCTCATTTGAGGAGGTTTCGAGCCATAACAAGATTAAGGATTGCTGGCTAATTATTAATGGGAAG GTTTATGATGTAACCCCATTCATGGATGATCATCCTGGAGGTGACGAAGTTCTGCTATCAGCAACAG GGAAAGATGCAACCAATGACTTTGAAGACGTTGGACACAGTGATTCCGCTAGGGAAATGATGGACAAATATTACATTGGGGAGGTAGACATGTCAACCATTCCCCTGAAACACGCATATGTCCCTCCAACACAAGCCCCGTACAATCCGGACAAGACTTCCGAGTTTGTGATTAAGATCTTGCAGTTCCTTGTGCCTCTCTTGATACTGGGCTTGGCCTTTGCTGTCCGTCATTACGCCAAAGAGAAATGA